From the Pedobacter cryoconitis genome, one window contains:
- a CDS encoding M1 family metallopeptidase produces MKIDQKCCLWTVAGLLLFIGVSATDKANAQTKPEDPLMRIYRETPVRINDLIHTRLDVSFDYKKRHLYGKEWVTIKPHFYPTDTLRLDAKGMDIKTVAIVKNGKNVPLDYKYDQLSLAINLDKVYKNTENYTLYIEYTAKPDEPKPGKDLATSESKGLYFINPDSTVKDKPVQIWTDGEPENSSAWFPTIDKPGQKTTDEINMTVPAKYVTLSNGRLASQKKNADGTRTDTWKMELPHSPYLFMMAVGDFKIYHDKWRGKEVNYYLEPKYAPYAKEIFGDTPEMMDFFSKTLGVDYPWNKYSQIVVRDYISGAMENTTATLHGTYIQGTTRELADRYYDAGRSTIAHELFHQWFGDYVTAKSWSHITVGESFANFSEVLWAEHKYGQDVADDHNNADLELYLDNPEYADKDLVRFYYRKIEDVFDPVSYQKGGRILNMLRQYLGGQAFYKGLNIYLKTNAFKTGETQQLRLAMEEASGKDLNWFFNQWYFGAGHPFLDISYKWDGKTQTVYLNQTQQGKAFILPLSIDVYMGGKKERHMIWMNSKSDTLSYQLSAKPQLVNVDADKNTLSQKTDHKSIEEFLFQYQNAPLYMDRYEAINAAVANKKEEAAQKILVLALQDKYYGLRLKALNSIDPENNSLNEAALPVILKLAKSDENNLVKAAAIQLIGNAKIAPQQLELFRSELKNQSFAVMGASLSAFADVDHAEGLKMAKTYEKGSTDRLVSAIIGVYGKYGQDTEWEYVYKNFQEANSRSKIAMMKDFTGMLAKLKNPEYTQQGVTVVKNFGIRLKEYGFGDKAIEDLNRVKEGRKKLNDDASVQFIEGAIKEIKEAK; encoded by the coding sequence ATGAAAATTGACCAAAAATGTTGTCTATGGACAGTAGCTGGCCTCCTTCTTTTTATAGGGGTCTCGGCTACAGATAAGGCAAATGCACAAACAAAACCGGAAGATCCGTTAATGAGAATTTACAGGGAAACACCTGTCAGAATTAACGATCTTATCCATACCAGACTGGATGTTAGTTTCGACTATAAAAAGCGCCATTTGTATGGCAAAGAATGGGTGACCATTAAACCGCATTTCTATCCAACTGATACTTTGAGACTGGATGCAAAAGGAATGGATATTAAGACAGTAGCCATTGTGAAAAATGGAAAAAATGTTCCTTTAGATTATAAGTATGACCAGCTTTCACTAGCTATAAACCTGGATAAGGTTTATAAGAATACTGAAAATTACACACTTTATATTGAGTATACAGCTAAACCGGATGAGCCTAAGCCGGGGAAAGACCTTGCTACCTCTGAGTCGAAAGGTCTTTATTTTATCAATCCTGACAGTACCGTAAAAGATAAGCCTGTACAGATCTGGACAGATGGTGAACCTGAAAATTCTTCTGCATGGTTCCCTACAATCGATAAGCCCGGTCAGAAGACTACTGATGAAATTAATATGACAGTGCCTGCAAAATATGTTACCTTATCTAATGGCAGACTGGCATCTCAGAAAAAGAACGCTGATGGTACAAGAACTGATACCTGGAAAATGGAATTACCGCATTCTCCTTATCTGTTCATGATGGCTGTTGGTGATTTTAAAATTTACCATGATAAATGGCGGGGCAAAGAGGTGAATTATTATCTGGAACCTAAGTATGCCCCTTACGCGAAAGAAATTTTTGGCGATACGCCTGAAATGATGGATTTCTTTTCGAAAACGCTGGGCGTTGATTATCCATGGAATAAATATTCGCAGATTGTAGTACGTGATTACATCAGTGGGGCCATGGAAAATACGACAGCAACTTTGCATGGTACTTATATCCAGGGGACGACACGTGAACTGGCAGACCGTTATTATGATGCAGGAAGAAGTACGATTGCGCATGAACTATTTCACCAGTGGTTTGGCGACTATGTAACCGCAAAAAGCTGGAGTCATATTACAGTTGGTGAGTCTTTCGCTAATTTTAGTGAGGTCCTTTGGGCGGAGCATAAATATGGACAGGATGTTGCTGATGATCACAACAATGCAGATCTTGAGTTATATCTGGATAATCCTGAATATGCGGATAAGGATTTAGTCCGTTTTTATTACCGTAAAATCGAAGATGTTTTTGATCCGGTAAGTTATCAGAAAGGTGGCCGTATTTTAAACATGCTGCGTCAATATTTAGGGGGTCAGGCTTTCTATAAAGGATTGAATATATACCTTAAAACTAATGCTTTTAAAACAGGGGAGACTCAGCAGTTGAGATTAGCTATGGAAGAAGCCAGTGGCAAGGATTTGAACTGGTTCTTTAACCAGTGGTATTTTGGTGCAGGACATCCTTTCTTAGATATTAGTTATAAATGGGACGGGAAGACACAAACTGTTTATTTGAACCAGACCCAGCAGGGGAAAGCTTTTATTCTGCCTTTGTCTATTGATGTGTATATGGGTGGCAAAAAGGAACGTCATATGATCTGGATGAATAGTAAGTCTGATACTTTGAGTTATCAGCTTTCTGCTAAACCGCAATTGGTTAACGTTGATGCAGACAAGAATACACTTAGTCAGAAAACTGATCATAAAAGTATAGAGGAGTTTTTATTTCAGTACCAGAATGCTCCGTTATATATGGACAGGTATGAGGCTATTAATGCAGCTGTAGCGAATAAAAAAGAGGAAGCTGCGCAGAAAATATTAGTGCTTGCGTTACAGGATAAGTATTATGGATTGCGCTTGAAAGCGCTGAATAGTATAGATCCTGAGAATAATAGTTTGAACGAAGCGGCTCTTCCTGTTATCTTAAAGCTGGCTAAGAGTGATGAAAATAACCTGGTTAAAGCAGCAGCTATTCAGTTAATTGGTAATGCTAAGATTGCGCCGCAACAATTGGAACTTTTCAGGTCTGAGTTGAAAAATCAGTCTTTTGCTGTTATGGGTGCTTCGTTGAGTGCATTTGCTGATGTAGACCATGCGGAAGGTTTAAAAATGGCTAAAACTTATGAAAAAGGGAGTACTGATCGTTTAGTTTCAGCTATCATTGGTGTTTATGGCAAGTATGGACAGGATACGGAATGGGAATATGTCTATAAGAATTTTCAAGAGGCAAATTCACGGAGCAAGATCGCAATGATGAAGGATTTTACGGGTATGCTTGCAAAGTTGAAAAATCCTGAGTATACGCAGCAAGGTGTTACGGTTGTTAAGAATTTTGGAATAAGACTGAAGGAATATGGTTTTGGAGATAAAGCGATTGAAGATCTGAACCGTGTTAAAGAAGGCAGGAAGAAATTGAATGACGATGCTTCTGTTCAGTTTATTGAAGGCGCGATCAAGGAGATCAAAGAGGCAAAATAA
- a CDS encoding alpha/beta fold hydrolase, giving the protein MQDNTEIKKMVKNRPSLIMRIPKIFLKTIIGIVAIIAILLITTFLIHQVNSSIEADKIEDYGQKIKIFDGTMNITIDGHDPDTIVLLTGFGTASPRLDFEPLIRELDKKYTVITIEPFGYGLSSETNRERSLNNMSEEIHEVVKQLNLNRFILMGHSIAGLYSLAYINNYPGKAIAFVGIDTSVPTQPWPGYNSAPMDFLAKAGVMRAFLKFFGNEKPKEESEVHRFEQEHMITMKVTGNNTLHREATSLSNSFKDAQKLSFPKDLPVLLFADENSAVKGWTELHQAQANSVDKGKLILLPGSHYLHHTQSKRIVAELESFLGK; this is encoded by the coding sequence TTGCAAGATAATACCGAAATTAAAAAAATGGTTAAAAACCGTCCTTCGCTCATAATGAGAATACCAAAAATATTTTTAAAAACAATCATAGGAATTGTAGCCATAATCGCTATCCTACTCATCACGACATTCCTGATTCATCAAGTCAATTCAAGCATCGAAGCTGATAAAATTGAAGATTATGGTCAAAAAATAAAAATTTTTGACGGTACAATGAATATTACAATAGATGGCCATGATCCAGACACGATTGTGTTACTCACCGGATTTGGAACAGCAAGCCCAAGATTAGATTTTGAACCATTAATCAGAGAATTAGACAAAAAGTATACAGTGATCACGATTGAACCTTTTGGTTATGGATTGAGTAGTGAAACAAATCGTGAACGCAGTTTGAATAATATGTCGGAAGAAATCCATGAAGTTGTGAAACAATTAAATCTTAATCGTTTTATATTAATGGGGCATTCCATTGCTGGGCTTTACAGCTTAGCATACATTAACAATTATCCAGGTAAAGCAATCGCATTTGTAGGTATTGATACCAGTGTGCCAACACAACCTTGGCCGGGTTATAATTCGGCACCTATGGATTTTTTAGCCAAAGCAGGTGTAATGCGTGCATTTTTAAAGTTTTTTGGAAATGAAAAACCTAAAGAAGAATCAGAAGTACACCGTTTTGAACAAGAACACATGATTACGATGAAAGTAACCGGAAACAATACTTTGCACAGAGAAGCAACTTCATTAAGTAATAGTTTTAAAGATGCTCAAAAATTATCTTTCCCGAAGGATTTACCGGTTTTATTATTTGCAGACGAAAACTCAGCTGTCAAAGGCTGGACAGAACTGCATCAAGCGCAAGCCAACAGCGTGGATAAGGGAAAACTAATCTTATTGCCTGGTTCTCATTATCTACATCATACACAATCTAAACGAATTGTAGCAGAACTTGAGTCTTTTTTAGGAAAATAA
- a CDS encoding transposase, with the protein MIPVNHTKKKVHSDQGDLAIQVPRDRDGSFNPIIVPKRHNMIDGVEKVIVSLYAKAMSVSDIENMMRDV; encoded by the coding sequence ATGATCCCGGTAAATCACACGAAGAAAAAAGTTCACAGTGATCAAGGTGACCTGGCTATTCAGGTCCCCAGGGATCGAGATGGTTCATTCAACCCAATTATTGTTCCCAAACGACATAACATGATTGACGGGGTTGAAAAAGTAATCGTATCGCTGTATGCAAAAGCTATGAGTGTGTCTGATATTGAAAACATGATGCGCGATGTTTAG
- a CDS encoding DUF6624 domain-containing protein has translation MKRLNIYILIITLGTLLTTNSLAQISKDYSLYIDTAKQLFQKKEYIKSAESYTKAFLSNHNLGFVNDRYSAAKSWALGGEIDSAYYQLERSLKGNYCRYTEISTDTAFYSLKMDKRWKKILTNVKINQRKEDKYLSLKFKNLNRSLVAILDTVNQDDQIPRLQLAEIEKKYGWSSTQMRLNLAQMAKNDSMNIKKIKYILDKYGWLSKDVVGERGSDALFLVIQHSDLATQLKYLPLLRTAVKQGKALSSRLALLEDRVSLRQGKKQIYGSQIMRNNKTGKYYIQPLVDPENVDKRRTKVGLSPIKEYVSQWGIKWSIEQYYKDLSEESAVAIQ, from the coding sequence ATGAAAAGATTAAATATCTATATTTTGATTATTACTTTAGGGACTTTGTTAACAACAAATTCCCTTGCTCAGATATCAAAAGATTATTCTCTTTATATCGATACGGCAAAACAGCTTTTCCAGAAAAAAGAATATATTAAATCAGCTGAATCTTACACAAAGGCTTTTCTCTCAAATCATAATTTAGGGTTTGTAAACGATAGATATAGTGCAGCAAAATCCTGGGCACTAGGTGGAGAAATTGACTCTGCTTATTATCAGCTTGAAAGAAGTTTAAAAGGCAATTATTGTCGATATACAGAGATATCTACAGATACTGCATTTTACAGTTTAAAAATGGATAAAAGATGGAAGAAGATTTTGACCAATGTGAAGATCAATCAGCGAAAAGAAGATAAGTATCTAAGCCTAAAGTTCAAAAATCTCAATAGATCATTAGTTGCAATCTTAGACACAGTAAATCAAGACGATCAGATTCCCAGACTTCAACTTGCTGAAATAGAAAAGAAATACGGATGGTCTTCGACTCAAATGCGCTTAAATCTAGCGCAAATGGCGAAAAACGACTCTATGAACATAAAAAAAATTAAATATATCCTTGATAAATACGGATGGTTGAGCAAAGATGTGGTAGGTGAGCGAGGTAGTGACGCGCTATTCCTCGTTATTCAACATTCTGACCTAGCTACACAATTAAAATATTTACCTCTGCTCAGAACTGCTGTCAAGCAGGGAAAGGCACTATCGTCAAGATTGGCATTACTAGAAGATAGAGTTTCTCTTCGACAAGGGAAAAAGCAAATTTATGGAAGCCAGATTATGCGCAATAATAAAACTGGTAAGTACTATATTCAGCCACTTGTAGATCCTGAAAATGTAGATAAGAGACGTACAAAAGTAGGTTTATCTCCTATTAAAGAATATGTAAGTCAATGGGGTATCAAATGGAGTATTGAACAATATTACAAGGACCTATCTGAGGAATCGGCTGTAGCTATTCAATAA